From a single Helicovermis profundi genomic region:
- a CDS encoding ankyrin repeat domain-containing protein produces the protein MLEGKMAFLGFGILIVVIVLIARFIKSIIKAGEEELKKEREKILYEMELGNLNSYDEFGYTLLIRAIHYGFTDLVKKLIEKGANVNYKSSSNAYPIHYAASSGDEDIVRQLINNGADVDALDKDGVTALMIAARMDNKKIASLLLEEGADVNKTEKINGYSALIDAAKNASFNVYDVLINNGADVFIKSKSGENAYEIGDRFLASNLGPSQEINFNKTEMIIGLGYLIRGKSYEIREYVRDDFNDDFQNYDDE, from the coding sequence ATGCTTGAAGGAAAAATGGCTTTTTTAGGGTTTGGAATTTTAATAGTAGTAATCGTTTTAATAGCGAGATTTATTAAATCAATTATTAAAGCTGGAGAGGAAGAATTAAAAAAAGAAAGAGAAAAAATTCTTTATGAAATGGAACTTGGAAACTTAAATTCTTATGATGAATTTGGATATACACTTCTTATAAGAGCAATTCATTATGGCTTTACAGACCTTGTAAAAAAACTTATAGAAAAAGGCGCTAATGTTAATTATAAATCTTCATCTAATGCGTATCCTATTCATTATGCTGCTTCAAGTGGTGATGAAGATATAGTTAGGCAACTAATTAATAATGGAGCTGATGTTGATGCGCTAGATAAAGATGGAGTTACTGCACTTATGATTGCTGCAAGAATGGATAATAAAAAAATAGCAAGTCTTCTTTTAGAAGAAGGTGCTGATGTTAATAAAACAGAAAAAATAAATGGTTATTCTGCTCTTATTGATGCAGCTAAGAATGCTTCTTTTAATGTATATGATGTTCTTATTAATAATGGTGCAGATGTTTTCATTAAATCTAAAAGTGGTGAAAACGCATATGAAATTGGAGATAGGTTCTTAGCATCTAATTTAGGTCCAAGTCAGGAAATAAATTTTAATAAAACAGAAATGATTATAGGTCTTGGATATTTAATTAGAGGTAAGTCTTATGAAATAAGAGAGTATGTTCGAGATGATTTTAATGATGATTTTCAAAATTATGATGATGAGTGA
- a CDS encoding YwbE family protein: protein MDGKNRVNIKIGTKVNVVQKPHQPTGQLTEGIVKKILTNSASHPHGIKVMLENDIVGRVKEIIK from the coding sequence ATGGACGGAAAAAATAGAGTAAATATTAAAATTGGCACTAAAGTTAATGTAGTTCAAAAACCACATCAGCCTACAGGTCAATTAACAGAAGGCATTGTTAAGAAAATCCTTACAAATTCAGCAAGTCATCCACATGGAATAAAAGTAATGCTTGAAAATGATATAGTTGGTAGAGTTAAGGAAATAATAAAATAG
- a CDS encoding M48 family metallopeptidase — protein MQIVHNEEIIEFSVKYSKRKSLLISVIPTNEVKVTAPLGVSEELIKDNVRKKADWILKKINQFNEIDFEKIEKKYVNNEIFLYLGKDYFLQIKDDVPYKKAKAKLKGDNIIIYTPSNDKQIIKKAVEDWYRKRTKEKLVERINYYQKYFDVYPIKIVSKIQKRRWGTCTSKREIYFNLKCAMLPMNIFDYVVVHELCHMVHMNHKEKYWSLVESIIPDYKERKEWLKINGHKIEL, from the coding sequence GTGCAGATAGTGCATAATGAAGAAATAATAGAATTTAGTGTTAAATATAGCAAAAGAAAATCTTTGCTAATCAGTGTAATTCCAACAAATGAAGTGAAAGTTACTGCACCTCTAGGAGTTTCTGAGGAATTAATAAAAGATAATGTTAGAAAAAAAGCAGACTGGATTCTGAAAAAAATAAATCAATTTAATGAAATAGATTTTGAAAAAATCGAAAAAAAATACGTTAATAATGAAATTTTTCTGTATTTAGGTAAAGATTATTTTTTGCAAATCAAAGATGATGTTCCATATAAAAAAGCAAAAGCTAAATTAAAGGGTGATAATATTATTATTTATACACCTTCAAATGATAAACAAATCATAAAAAAAGCAGTTGAAGATTGGTATAGAAAAAGAACAAAAGAAAAATTAGTAGAACGCATTAATTATTATCAAAAATATTTTGATGTATATCCAATAAAAATTGTTTCTAAAATTCAAAAAAGACGATGGGGAACTTGTACATCAAAAAGAGAAATATATTTTAATTTAAAATGTGCAATGCTTCCAATGAATATTTTTGATTACGTAGTTGTACATGAACTATGTCACATGGTTCATATGAATCATAAGGAAAAGTATTGGTCATTGGTAGAAAGTATAATACCTGATTACAAAGAAAGAAAAGAGTGGCTTAAGATAAATGGTCATAAGATTGAGCTATAA
- a CDS encoding metallophosphoesterase family protein gives MNYISRLNYYKIGVKENLFDEITLRTIETYFEYRWKNIDVNSNKLVKIINDQQDLMFEVQKIQRNEYSFILSKDLKNTLSFKKIIEKTSTICRANRIYILPKCDKEKVIIIGDIHSDPISIKSILEACNFYKMISHKEPIRLIFMGDYVDRGKEHLKTIDLILLLKYVFPNNIYLLRGNHDGGFIENNGQVKTPYKVPEDEDKNDYFPLYLKNLEKNNPNIIEPFISDYFNFFNSLAIIAVFKANEKIHLTCHAGIPRPSTTKQTHYEYIKCLSDLTNDQILDSIDKSIVQNIIWSDPIEDEQADLHLNLGRFKYTKQDFETYKNYIDIDKFYRGHQVQENGIKEYFESNLISVYSTGDNMMYVKNTSSAYKGVTPKVVSISNGNTNYLRI, from the coding sequence GTGAATTACATATCAAGATTAAACTACTATAAAATAGGTGTTAAAGAAAATTTATTTGATGAAATTACACTTAGAACTATTGAAACATATTTTGAATATAGATGGAAAAATATAGATGTTAATTCTAATAAACTTGTAAAAATTATAAATGATCAACAAGATTTAATGTTTGAAGTTCAAAAAATTCAAAGAAATGAATACTCATTTATACTTTCTAAAGACTTAAAAAATACATTAAGTTTCAAAAAAATTATAGAAAAAACTTCCACAATTTGTAGAGCTAACAGAATTTATATTTTACCAAAATGTGATAAAGAAAAAGTTATAATTATTGGAGACATTCATTCTGATCCTATTAGTATTAAATCAATACTAGAAGCTTGTAATTTTTACAAAATGATTTCTCATAAAGAGCCCATTAGACTTATATTTATGGGTGACTATGTTGACCGTGGAAAAGAGCATTTAAAAACAATAGATTTAATTCTTTTACTCAAATACGTCTTTCCAAATAATATATATCTTCTTCGAGGAAATCATGATGGTGGTTTTATTGAAAATAACGGTCAAGTAAAAACACCCTATAAAGTGCCCGAAGATGAAGACAAAAATGATTATTTTCCACTATATCTAAAAAATTTAGAAAAAAATAATCCAAATATAATCGAACCCTTTATTAGTGATTATTTTAATTTTTTTAACTCATTAGCTATAATAGCAGTTTTTAAAGCAAATGAAAAAATACATTTAACGTGCCATGCAGGAATACCTAGACCAAGTACAACTAAACAGACTCACTACGAATATATAAAATGTCTTAGTGATTTAACTAACGATCAAATACTTGACAGTATTGATAAATCAATAGTTCAAAATATAATATGGTCTGATCCCATTGAAGACGAACAAGCTGATTTACACCTAAATTTAGGAAGATTTAAATACACAAAACAAGACTTTGAGACCTATAAAAATTATATCGATATAGATAAGTTCTATAGAGGACATCAAGTACAAGAAAATGGCATTAAAGAATATTTTGAATCTAATTTAATTAGTGTGTATTCTACTGGAGATAATATGATGTATGTAAAAAACACTTCAAGTGCTTACAAAGGAGTTACTCCAAAAGTAGTATCAATATCAAATGGAAACACCAATTATTTAAGAATATAA
- a CDS encoding permease gives MNKLKILSTKTIIFIAFIIFLIISVFIKFTPGIEIANNFKSFSFEMLKVLPPIFILIGLFDVWVKRETIVKHLGKNGGIKSFFWVFILAAPMAGGLLPAFPVAHSLYKKGARLTVILVFLGAVGIGRVPMILFESTFLGIKYSAIRIIASIPLVLIFGILLGRLLEKHNYALPKNDK, from the coding sequence ATGAATAAATTAAAAATACTTTCAACAAAAACTATTATATTTATTGCTTTTATAATTTTTCTTATAATTTCAGTATTCATAAAATTTACACCGGGTATAGAAATTGCTAATAATTTTAAATCTTTTTCATTTGAAATGCTTAAAGTATTACCGCCCATTTTTATTTTAATAGGTCTATTTGATGTTTGGGTTAAAAGAGAAACAATAGTAAAACATCTTGGTAAAAATGGTGGTATTAAAAGTTTCTTTTGGGTATTTATACTTGCAGCTCCAATGGCCGGAGGACTTTTACCAGCATTTCCAGTTGCTCATTCCTTATATAAAAAAGGAGCTCGTCTTACAGTAATACTTGTTTTTCTTGGAGCAGTTGGAATAGGACGCGTTCCAATGATTCTTTTTGAATCAACTTTTTTAGGAATTAAATATAGTGCAATTCGCATAATTGCTTCAATTCCGCTAGTTCTTATTTTTGGAATTTTATTAGGTAGATTACTAGAAAAACATAATTATGCATTACCTAAAAATGATAAATAA
- a CDS encoding SulP family inorganic anion transporter — MNTINSSLKNNILSGITVALALVPEAIAFSFVAGVDPLIGLYSAMIIGLIASIFGGRPGMISGATGSIAVVIVALVLSHGLEYLFAAVILMGIFQILAGVLKLGKFIRLVPHPVMIGFVNGLAMIIFLSQFEQFKIGNEWLKGSELFIMVGLIVLTMVIIKFFPKLTKAVPSTLVAIITVTVISNIFKIPTKTVGDLATISGGLPTFHIPNVTLNFDLIKTILPYSLIMAVIGLIESLMTLNLIDETTDTRGHGNKECIAQGTANMVCGVFGGMGGCAMIGQSMLNIQSGGTKKSSGVTAALSLLVFIMFGSNIISMIPIASLVGIMFIVVISTFEWETFKMINKIPRTDALVIIVVSIITIFTNLAVSVFIGIILSALSFAWKKGKHISSKTIIENNTKIYLLDGPLFFGSIKNFMDLFNVKNDPDEVIIDFLNSHVHDHSAIAAIDSLTTRYLTNGKKIHIRHLSQECRQLLHDAKDIVEINIIEDPKYHVATDELA; from the coding sequence ATGAATACAATAAATTCTTCATTAAAAAACAACATATTATCTGGAATAACTGTAGCATTAGCACTTGTACCTGAAGCAATCGCATTTTCATTTGTAGCTGGTGTAGATCCATTAATTGGACTTTACAGCGCAATGATTATTGGATTAATAGCATCAATATTTGGCGGTCGACCAGGAATGATATCCGGGGCTACTGGATCCATAGCTGTAGTTATTGTAGCCTTAGTTCTATCACATGGTCTTGAATATTTATTTGCAGCAGTCATATTAATGGGAATCTTTCAAATACTCGCGGGAGTCCTTAAACTTGGAAAATTCATTAGACTCGTTCCTCATCCAGTAATGATAGGCTTTGTTAATGGACTTGCAATGATTATATTTTTATCTCAATTTGAACAATTCAAAATTGGAAACGAGTGGCTTAAAGGCTCAGAGTTATTTATTATGGTTGGTCTAATAGTTTTGACAATGGTAATTATAAAATTTTTTCCAAAACTCACTAAAGCTGTACCATCTACATTAGTTGCAATTATAACCGTTACTGTGATTTCAAATATATTTAAAATTCCTACAAAAACTGTAGGAGATTTAGCAACAATTTCTGGTGGACTTCCAACTTTTCATATACCAAATGTAACATTAAATTTTGATTTAATAAAAACAATATTACCATATTCACTAATTATGGCAGTAATTGGACTAATAGAATCCTTAATGACTTTGAATTTAATAGATGAAACAACCGATACACGTGGTCATGGAAATAAAGAATGTATAGCTCAAGGCACCGCTAATATGGTTTGCGGTGTATTTGGCGGAATGGGTGGATGTGCTATGATTGGTCAAAGTATGTTAAATATCCAATCTGGAGGTACAAAAAAATCTTCTGGCGTAACAGCTGCCTTATCTCTTTTAGTATTTATTATGTTTGGCTCTAATATAATTTCAATGATTCCCATAGCATCATTAGTAGGTATTATGTTCATAGTAGTAATAAGTACTTTCGAATGGGAAACATTCAAAATGATAAATAAAATACCAAGAACTGACGCACTAGTTATAATAGTAGTGTCAATAATAACTATATTTACAAATTTGGCTGTATCAGTATTTATTGGAATCATACTTTCAGCACTTTCTTTCGCATGGAAAAAAGGTAAACATATTAGTTCTAAAACAATAATTGAAAATAATACTAAAATTTATCTATTAGACGGACCACTATTTTTTGGATCAATTAAAAACTTTATGGATCTATTTAATGTAAAAAACGATCCTGATGAGGTTATTATAGATTTTCTTAATTCTCATGTACATGATCATTCAGCTATAGCTGCAATTGACTCGCTTACTACACGCTATTTGACAAATGGTAAAAAAATTCATATACGTCACTTAAGCCAAGAATGTCGTCAACTACTACATGACGCTAAGGATATTGTAGAAATTAATATTATCGAAGATCCAAAATATCATGTTGCTACAGATGAATTAGCATAA
- a CDS encoding D-2-hydroxyacid dehydrogenase produces the protein MNIVILDGYTSNPGDLSWEGFNKFGQVTVYDRTSDSLVIERIKNAEIIFINKISITKEIMSNSPKLKYIGVLATGYNMVDIEGANQYGITVTNVPSYSTSSVAQYVFALLLDICHKVELHSESVHKGEWSKSLDFCYWKTPQIELSGKTIGIIGYGKIGKKTTEIALAFGMKVLIYNRSKVNEVETNFKKFVSLESLYKMSDIISLHVPLFDSTKNIINNDSIKLMKKGVILINTSRGGLIDDKAIVENLENGKIKAAAIDVVKEEPISKDSILLRAPNLIITPHIAWAPLEARERLMKIAVKNLETFINGNAINVVNN, from the coding sequence ATGAATATTGTAATTTTAGATGGATATACATCTAACCCAGGTGATTTATCTTGGGAGGGTTTTAATAAATTTGGTCAAGTAACTGTATATGATAGAACTAGTGATTCACTTGTAATAGAAAGAATAAAGAATGCAGAAATTATTTTTATTAATAAGATTAGTATTACTAAAGAAATAATGAGTAATTCTCCAAAACTAAAATATATTGGGGTTTTAGCAACGGGATATAATATGGTTGATATAGAAGGTGCAAACCAATATGGAATTACAGTAACAAATGTACCGAGTTACAGTACGTCATCAGTTGCTCAGTATGTGTTTGCACTTCTTCTAGATATTTGTCATAAAGTTGAACTTCACTCTGAATCAGTACATAAAGGTGAGTGGTCAAAAAGTTTAGATTTTTGTTACTGGAAGACTCCACAAATTGAACTTAGTGGAAAAACTATTGGTATTATAGGTTATGGTAAAATTGGGAAGAAAACTACAGAAATAGCTTTAGCATTTGGAATGAAAGTTCTGATTTATAATCGTTCTAAGGTTAATGAAGTTGAAACGAACTTTAAAAAATTTGTATCACTTGAAAGCCTATATAAAATGTCTGATATTATTTCTCTTCATGTTCCATTGTTCGATAGCACAAAAAATATAATTAATAATGATTCCATTAAACTCATGAAAAAAGGCGTAATTTTAATTAACACTTCACGTGGAGGCTTAATAGATGATAAAGCTATTGTAGAAAATTTAGAAAATGGAAAAATTAAAGCGGCAGCAATTGATGTAGTAAAAGAAGAACCGATTTCTAAAGATTCAATTTTGCTAAGAGCTCCAAATTTAATAATTACACCCCATATTGCATGGGCTCCGCTTGAAGCAAGAGAGAGACTTATGAAAATTGCTGTTAAAAATCTAGAGACTTTTATTAATGGAAATGCAATTAATGTTGTAAATAATTAG
- a CDS encoding glycerate kinase has product MKVMIIPDSFKGTLSSVEVSSIIKDEFLKHFPSSDIIEIPIGDGGEGTLAAIIKAKNGRYVDCIVKDPLGRNISARYGIYENVAVIEMAEASGIMRLKPNELNPFEASSFGTGQMILHAVKNGVSSILLGIGGSATNDGGVGMAKALGVKFFTKKPNSNDNSEFVEINEEGGKILSEIDFIDINVINKKLKNIPITVICDVNNPLTGLNGATYVYGPQKGLNSILLPFLESGMENYKNLLLKQFGVNVDLIKGAGAAGGIGAALSVFFNATLKSGVDVMLDLVEFDSLINDIDLVISGEGELDNQSSFGKLVTGISKRVNKSDSKLVLIVGSAKENYEKIYDFGVDALISTITYPIDKDEIYINANERLRKATNSLCRILKVGVSLSDALEF; this is encoded by the coding sequence ATGAAAGTTATGATTATACCAGATTCTTTTAAAGGTACACTTTCGTCAGTAGAAGTTAGTAGTATTATAAAAGATGAATTTTTAAAACATTTTCCAAGTTCTGATATTATAGAGATTCCTATAGGAGATGGCGGAGAGGGTACTCTTGCTGCAATTATTAAAGCAAAAAACGGAAGGTATGTAGATTGTATAGTAAAAGATCCGCTTGGAAGAAATATAAGTGCTAGGTACGGTATTTATGAAAATGTTGCAGTAATAGAAATGGCTGAGGCGTCTGGAATTATGAGATTAAAACCCAATGAACTAAATCCATTTGAAGCTTCTTCCTTTGGAACTGGTCAAATGATTCTTCATGCTGTTAAAAACGGAGTTAGTTCAATTCTTCTAGGGATCGGTGGAAGTGCTACTAATGATGGTGGAGTAGGTATGGCAAAAGCCCTTGGTGTGAAGTTTTTTACTAAAAAACCTAATTCAAATGATAATAGTGAATTTGTTGAAATTAACGAAGAGGGCGGAAAAATTTTAAGTGAAATTGATTTTATTGATATAAATGTTATTAATAAAAAACTAAAAAATATACCAATAACAGTGATTTGTGATGTAAATAATCCTCTTACTGGATTAAATGGGGCAACTTATGTTTATGGGCCTCAAAAGGGTTTAAATTCTATTTTACTTCCATTTTTAGAGAGCGGTATGGAAAATTATAAAAATCTATTATTAAAACAATTTGGCGTAAATGTAGATTTAATTAAAGGTGCTGGAGCAGCTGGTGGTATTGGAGCGGCACTTTCTGTATTTTTTAATGCTACTTTAAAATCAGGTGTTGATGTAATGCTTGATTTAGTTGAGTTTGATTCATTAATTAATGATATTGATCTTGTTATTTCTGGAGAAGGTGAATTAGATAATCAGTCAAGCTTTGGAAAATTAGTAACAGGTATTTCTAAAAGAGTAAATAAATCAGATTCAAAGCTTGTTTTAATAGTCGGGAGTGCAAAAGAAAATTATGAAAAAATTTACGACTTTGGAGTAGATGCTCTTATTTCAACCATTACTTATCCAATTGATAAGGATGAAATTTATATTAATGCAAATGAAAGACTAAGAAAGGCTACAAACAGTTTATGTAGGATATTAAAAGTTGGAGTAAGTTTATCCGATGCCTTAGAGTTCTAA
- a CDS encoding DUF6036 family nucleotidyltransferase gives MELKNKDILLELLHDADDFAFLKKIKCPPIYILGGSGCILGDYLTRATLDIDFIDINYDASVGKIFRLFDRFDMLDTYVTPISTDFEKRSKFIDGFSYLKFYILSREDIIVSKLARYSIKDKEDIKELIKEADYKILNELIQNVINRKDFSKRIQMEFKKNSLKFKEKFNV, from the coding sequence ATGGAACTTAAAAATAAAGATATATTGTTAGAATTGTTACATGATGCAGATGATTTTGCATTTTTAAAAAAAATAAAATGTCCACCTATATATATTCTTGGAGGATCAGGCTGTATACTTGGAGATTATTTAACTAGAGCTACTTTAGATATAGATTTTATTGATATTAATTATGATGCATCAGTTGGTAAAATTTTTAGATTGTTTGATAGATTTGATATGTTAGATACTTATGTGACTCCTATTTCAACTGACTTTGAAAAAAGATCAAAATTTATTGATGGTTTTAGCTATTTAAAATTTTATATATTAAGTAGAGAAGATATTATTGTAAGCAAATTAGCGCGATATTCTATTAAAGATAAAGAAGATATAAAAGAACTAATTAAAGAAGCTGATTATAAAATATTAAATGAGTTAATTCAAAATGTTATTAATAGGAAAGATTTTAGCAAAAGAATACAAATGGAATTTAAAAAGAATAGTCTAAAGTTTAAGGAGAAATTTAATGTATAG
- a CDS encoding MalY/PatB family protein, with protein MDYNFDSIIDRSIYPTEKWSKEKLNKYFGNKDLLSLWVADMDFKTSNLLIDDLVNRARHGIFGYEYKTDDHHNAIINWYKKRHNWSFKQHDLYYAPNILSAISILIDLLTDVGDHIIIQTPVYYPFSKNIKYHKRIPINNSLILVDGKYEIDFDDLEEKAKNSKAKLIILSNPHNPVGRVWKEYELKRIGEICLKYDIKIISDEIHGDIVYKNYKYTPIASISEDIANITMTCLSPGKTFNISGLSTAAVIISNKEIAKKFMRFENKYHINTNNSFSLVAFHSSYAKCGQWFDKFLVYLEDNLLFLKNYIKKNLPIITLIEPEGTYLIWIDLRKLKMKDKQLQKFIIDEVKVAFVFGHWFGNEGSGFIRVNIACPRKILEEALIRLKSAIDQHNVNL; from the coding sequence ATGGATTATAATTTCGATTCAATAATTGATAGAAGTATTTACCCAACTGAAAAATGGAGCAAGGAAAAATTAAATAAATATTTTGGAAATAAAGATTTATTATCTTTATGGGTGGCTGATATGGATTTTAAAACATCAAATTTGTTAATAGACGATTTAGTAAACAGAGCCAGGCATGGAATATTTGGATATGAATACAAAACTGATGATCATCACAATGCAATCATAAATTGGTACAAGAAACGACATAATTGGAGCTTTAAACAACACGACTTGTACTACGCACCTAATATTTTATCAGCTATTTCTATTTTAATTGATTTACTAACGGATGTTGGAGATCATATTATTATCCAAACTCCAGTATATTACCCTTTTTCGAAAAACATTAAATATCATAAAAGGATTCCTATAAATAATTCTTTAATTTTAGTTGACGGAAAATACGAAATAGATTTTGACGATTTAGAGGAGAAAGCAAAGAATTCAAAGGCAAAACTAATAATTCTATCAAATCCTCACAATCCAGTTGGTAGAGTGTGGAAAGAATACGAACTCAAAAGAATTGGTGAGATTTGCTTAAAATATGATATAAAAATAATTTCAGATGAAATTCATGGAGATATTGTATATAAGAATTATAAGTATACACCCATTGCTTCTATTTCAGAGGATATTGCCAATATTACTATGACATGTTTATCACCAGGAAAAACTTTTAATATATCCGGTTTAAGCACTGCAGCTGTAATTATTTCCAACAAAGAGATTGCAAAAAAATTCATGAGATTTGAAAACAAATATCATATTAACACCAATAATTCCTTTTCTTTAGTAGCATTTCACTCATCGTATGCAAAATGTGGACAGTGGTTCGATAAGTTTTTAGTATATTTAGAGGACAACTTACTGTTTTTGAAGAATTATATTAAGAAAAATTTGCCAATTATAACCTTAATAGAACCTGAAGGAACTTATTTGATATGGATTGATTTAAGAAAACTTAAGATGAAAGACAAACAGCTACAAAAATTCATCATTGATGAAGTAAAAGTGGCATTTGTTTTTGGACATTGGTTTGGAAATGAGGGATCTGGCTTTATAAGAGTCAACATTGCATGCCCAAGAAAAATATTAGAAGAAGCATTAATACGATTAAAATCAGCAATTGATCAACACAATGTTAATCTGTAG
- a CDS encoding NAD-dependent protein deacylase, producing MMNIEKISKFKEIIDKSQYIVFFGGAGTSTESNIPDFRSSCGLYSKKSKYGVSPEEILSIDFFNNKTERFYEYLRENLIYPDALPNSTHFALKNLEEKGKLKAIITQNIDGLHQMAGSKNVIEIHGSLYNSYCQSCGEKFNLEYVLKYEGVPLCTKCRGKIRPDVVMYGEPLSNELFDNAVNHVVNADLLIVGGSSLLVYPAAGLIRKFKGENIVIINKTPTKYDSKATIVFDDNIGKVLGEVMKYLE from the coding sequence ATAATGAATATAGAAAAAATATCAAAATTTAAAGAAATAATAGATAAAAGCCAATATATAGTGTTTTTTGGTGGAGCAGGAACTTCTACTGAAAGTAATATTCCGGATTTTCGTTCTTCATGTGGTCTTTATTCAAAAAAATCTAAATACGGTGTATCGCCAGAAGAAATTTTAAGTATTGATTTTTTTAATAATAAAACAGAACGATTTTATGAATACCTTAGAGAAAACTTAATATATCCAGATGCACTACCTAATTCAACTCATTTTGCTTTAAAAAATCTTGAAGAAAAAGGCAAATTAAAAGCTATTATTACTCAAAATATTGATGGGTTGCATCAGATGGCAGGTAGTAAGAATGTAATAGAAATACACGGATCGCTGTATAACAGTTATTGCCAATCCTGTGGTGAAAAGTTTAATCTTGAATATGTACTAAAATATGAGGGGGTTCCATTATGCACAAAGTGTAGAGGAAAGATAAGACCTGATGTAGTTATGTACGGTGAGCCTTTAAGTAATGAATTATTTGATAATGCTGTCAATCATGTTGTAAATGCAGATTTATTAATAGTTGGTGGAAGTTCTTTACTAGTTTATCCTGCGGCAGGGTTAATCCGTAAATTTAAAGGTGAAAATATTGTTATTATTAATAAAACACCAACAAAATATGATTCAAAGGCAACAATAGTCTTTGATGATAACATAGGAAAAGTTTTGGGTGAAGTCATGAAGTATTTAGAATAG